The sequence below is a genomic window from Humulus lupulus chromosome 3, drHumLupu1.1, whole genome shotgun sequence.
TTCGATCTCTAACTTTAACTACGAAACTAACTATATCGTAATACCATAtattaatctcattattattattattgtacttCCATTATTTATTTTGTACTATGTACTATATAGACAGAGTAATGCTAAATATTACACACCTCAATTTTTACcgcgaatatatatatatatatatatacatattatatttaATGATATGTTAATTCTATTAAATaatctaaaatagttcaaatagaaccttaaaaccgattttgatcaaaaaaatttgaactaaaatcacaaataattaatcaaactaacaactcagaacaaaaatacaatcattctgcttaaaagctgtgttgttatattcaattttttgttcatcaaaatcagttTTATGAacctattttaactattttaacaaggtccaaaaaataatttgtcaaaacatagaatccaaacaggtaatgaggcaATATACAAGGTCTTAAAGGTCTAAACCCAATAATCTAAGATCTAAGTGTTATCTATTTATGTacatgatttaattacactttgaataaaaaatatataactaattAGTTCAAACGCATACCAAATAATTCACTTTTCATATACAAGcaactaatattttttttaagaaaaaaaagtttatttatttactttatcaAACTAAAGTATAGAGATTAGATTAGTGTTAAACACCCATATTATGCATGCTTATATGTAAAGTATATTTACTTTCACATTGCACTACATCTTATATACAATACACAATCACAAAACTGAATCAAAATTCAATCATGAACAATAAGATTTGTACAAGAGTTTGTATACTCCCTGAGATCAAGACATTTACATATTCTAAAGGAGACACCATGATCATCTCTACTATTCTGCATATTCTGATTCCACAAAGACACCGGTCTAATTTCAAAAGTAAAATTAGCAAATCAACTAATCAAGCCTACCCAATTGGTAGCGCGGTATGGTTAAGAAAATCATATCTAAATGGATACTGTCATTGGTGTAGCTAAGTATTCTCCTCTCGGTGAAACGAAAAGCTCTCTGTGACTGGCAGAAGAGGCCGACTGCGATCACTAGCTGAGGCTGATGGTTCTGATGTGCTGCTGACGTGCTCTCTTCGCCATTGTAGATGATGGTTCGAATAATATGGTTTGGTGGGGACAGTCACCTTGTTTCCATTAGGCAACAGCGTCGGAACTTTTAAAGACTTGCCAGCATGGATTGGTGCTAATGCTGCTTCTGTCTTTCTCAACACCTACATAAGAATCTTACAAGTGTAAGAGGAATTGATTTCATGGATTTCGAGCCAACTTCTCAAGTGATTCTCTGATATGGCAGAAAACATTTCCAATAAAATTGAAAGTCCAATTAGCTCCTACTCTAAGCGGTTGATTTTGACGATCAAACACATGCATGTCTAGATAGACCTATGCAGAAAGCACAATACCACATCACTACCATACCTGAATTGTCCTTGAAAGAAATGCTGTTCCACTGAGTGCCACTGCTTTGTCAACAGACTCCTTGCTAGCAAATGTAATATAAGCAGACCTGAGAAAGGAATGAAGAACCTTATTTGTTGTCATGGTACCATTTATTGTTACATAGATGGTACATATAATAGACAAAACATTACCCTTTTGGTTTAGCAGTTACTGGATCGATCAATATTATCACATTGACAATGGCACCACACTTGGCAAAGTACAATGACAAACCTTCCTTAGTTGCAGCAAAATGCACCTGTTTTCCGATGGTATAGCGTATGAGAATAGTGATCGTGAAATGATAAAACTAACTACAAATGTGAAATTGAAACGATAATAAATATAAGTTGAAGAAAGATCAAAAGAGATAGTATTTATCTATTACGTCTAGTCCACGTCTTCATAGAAAAGTAGTGATCATTCAAAACTTTATAACCTATTTTGAAGTCCTTTGGACAGTTCCAAGCAAACTAAAGTCTAATGAACATGAAACTTCACAAAATGAGATGTTCTGCATAGACCCAAACCACTACCCAAGAACATACACATAAGAAAATTCCAACCATCCATGTTTCCTACAatcccttctttttttttttaatgtaaaaaGTAAACAGCCTGACTTTTCAACAACCATTTCACCAACACAAGAAAGCATTCAGGGTTGGCCTGGTCTAAATGAAGTCATTTTATAATACgacaagaaaaataaattttaaaataattaatgtcATCTCGGTGCAACCAATTTAGTAGCAAAAAAGATGAAATGTTTTGTTGAGTTTACATTTGTCACAAATATCGTTCTCGAATCAATATCTTCCATTGGATGCTTTAACTCACCTGCAAATAACACAAGTGAATAATATTCTGGCATAAAGTTGGAACACGGGTAAAAGAGTCATTGTCAACAAGGAAGGTGACATAAACCGAATTAATTTTGAACATAAAGGAAAATATATATCCCAGATGCAAATGAATAACAGACATTTCAGCAAGATGTTTAATTTAAGATACAATTTCGTTTTTTTCCTTTTAAGGGGTAAAGTAAAACAGCTTAATAACATTTCAATCTTTCCGGTATATATTCGTTAAGATATTAAATTTCTTCATAAATTGACAAACCAAACCCTACTTAGAACTTAGGACTATGTACTCAACTCCCAGCACAATATTCTATCCTAATTAGTAGTAGATATATATTCCACCAAATTAGAAAAATCGCATGACTGCATCTCATACAGAATTTTGGAATTGAAATCACATCTAGCTGAAGAATAAGAAAATTGCCAAAAACAATGCTTCAGAAAACATcatcttttttttccttcatagGTTTAGGGGTGAACTAAGCCAAATTACCAGCATATcaatcccctttcttcttctacATTTTTCCCTTTCCTCCAAAATCACATATCAGTATTAAATATTGAACAAAATTAGGTAGTTTGCATTGCCAAGGACAAATCAATCCCAGAGTCATAAAATTCTCTCAAGTGATAAATAGGCTTACTAGGATTTGACACTTGACAAAGTTTTCCATCCATCTTCAATTCCACTTGCTTTGACCGAAGCTTCGTCATCTCCATCTCTATTTGATTCAGTCTCTGTTTCATATCAAGCACTTTCTGCACAAAAATATTAACACTCAACTTTAATACCAAACCTTCTGAATAAAGAGACATAAATCTTCTTCAGGGGAAAACAATAAACACATTCTACATTTCGAAATCAATTTAACCACATAATTCCATCCTAACAGCTAACACAAGTTTGAGATTAGCAACCACTCTTCTACACTGATGTATTATATAGCAGCAAGGACATACAGAGACCACAATTGGAGTGGTATTTGAATCTTTGGTGGCCACGTTTGATCTCTTGAACTCCAGTGAAATTTCTTTGACTTGTGGCTCCATCTTACCCTTATCCTTTGAAGGAACTGAACCAATACTAGGGCCACTGCTAATTTCTCTAAAGAGCCTCTTTTGTCTGTTATCACCTGAAGTATGAGGCTCACGTGTTCTCATGACACCATCCTCCGGATTCTCACTCTCATCAAGGTTATTGTAACCTTCGGACCTTCCATCAATACTAGAGGCCCTACAACTAAGCCGGGAAGCTATTGATGCACGCTGATTGTGCACTTCCTCATCTAGCTTGTGACAACCAACAGCATGCAGATCAATACTCTCGCCCTCTGCAGGTACATCATCACATGGCATGCCCAGTCTATCCCAAACGCTAACCCGAGGAATATCAGCATGcatggaatatgagattgcagaacCTAGTGCAGTACTTTTTCCCAAAACATTACAGACCCCAGGCTGTTTGGAAAAAGAGtgatctgcaaaaaaaaaaaaatagcataaaAATTCAGAGGGTACAACAGCATGAGTGGCCAATAAGCGATGCCACCTTATAAGCAACAGAGTATCCGTGTGTATTTGTTTTTATTAGTGAATAAATATGTAGTATAGACATACATTTCGTATATTATTAGTACATATGATTATAGAGCAAAGATATTTCATCTAACAATATAATTACCTGATCCAGAAGATTGTGGATATCTAATTGAAATAGGTATAGGCTCATTATGATCAAGAACCTGCACTTGAAGGAAAAATTCTTTagttgatggaaaaattgttaAACCACAGCCAAAAAAGATAATTTATAACAACAAAACCTGCTCAGGCTTCTTCACATACACAACGCCTTCATTTCTGCTTGCTGAGCCACCAACAATCTTTTCATCTTCCTCAATTTCTCTCAAAGGCTCATGTCTATGAGTCTGCAACAATACCTAATCAGTAATCATCTCATTTGTAATATAAAGGAAAAATGATAACGTTCAAAAGGAAATATGTGATTGGTATTCCCACGTTTTCATTGCCATTCTTCAAGATATTTAAACCACAT
It includes:
- the LOC133821822 gene encoding uncharacterized protein LOC133821822; the encoded protein is MKKKKRTLFGMEIFLTNPMSFKIRRESPLISTLKSSISTMLLDFFAEFTDEILSEYITVMICNGKDQYQARDDLEAFLGDKSAEFVSWLWDHLLNCHRKCDEDIRIRVLKEVSVTSPEISDRERDSRSSRKLCKTHRHEPLREIEEDEKIVGGSASRNEGVVYVKKPEQVLDHNEPIPISIRYPQSSGSDHSFSKQPGVCNVLGKSTALGSAISYSMHADIPRVSVWDRLGMPCDDVPAEGESIDLHAVGCHKLDEEVHNQRASIASRLSCRASSIDGRSEGYNNLDESENPEDGVMRTREPHTSGDNRQKRLFREISSGPSIGSVPSKDKGKMEPQVKEISLEFKRSNVATKDSNTTPIVVSKVLDMKQRLNQIEMEMTKLRSKQVELKMDGKLCQVSNPSELKHPMEDIDSRTIFVTNVHFAATKEGLSLYFAKCGAIVNVIILIDPVTAKPKGSAYITFASKESVDKAVALSGTAFLSRTIQVLRKTEAALAPIHAGKSLKVPTLLPNGNKVTVPTKPYYSNHHLQWRREHVSSTSEPSASASDRSRPLLPVTESFSFHREENT